CACTCCGAACGTGTGGTCGGGGGATCTGTTGACGATTCGACGTGGTTTAGTCGCCTCAAACGGCCGGTCCCTTCCGATATCCTCCGAGGATCATACTCGACGGAGACGGCCGAGAGGGGCTACTCGGATGCGAAACTCGAATGCCGCTCAGTCGTCGGCGACGTCGCTTTCCTGCCGCGTCCGGCGCGCCGCCTGCGGAGAGAGACCCTTCCGTTGTGCGTCGAGTTCCGAGAGTCCGTAGACCAGCGCGACCAACAGCACGAGTCCGACGGGTAGCAGGGCGAGCGGCGTGATACCGGTCATGCCGTAGGCGAGAAGCAGCACCGACGCGACGAACACCACGGTGACTGCGTAGTATAGTTGCGTGCGCACGTGGTCAATGTGATCCGCGCCCGTGAACGTCGACGAGAGGATGGTCGTGTCGGAGATGGGCGAGGTGTGGTCGCCGAAGATGGCGCCGCTGAACACCGTGCCGACGGCGACGGGGATGAGTTCGGGCGACTGCCCGCCGATACCCCACGCCAGCGGAATCGCTACGGGCGTGACGATGGCCATCGTTCCCCACGAGGTGCCGGTGGAGAAGGCGATGAACGCGGATGCAAAGAGGATGACCAGCGGCAGTAGCGTCGGTGTCACGATACCTTGTGCGATGCCGGTGACGAACTCGCCGGTGCCGAGTGCGCTCGTCGTGAGGCTGATGGACCACGCGAGCACCAAAATGGTGACGGCAGTCAGCATGATGGAGAAGCCGTCGACGAGCGAGTCCATGCACTCATCGAGCGAGAGCACGTCCGAGATACGCGCCAATGCCATTGCGGCGACGACCATGGCGAACGACCCCCAGACGAGCGCCGAGGCGAAGTCGGCGTTTCCGGCAATCTGGATGAGCGTCCGGTCGGGTGCGTACCCCGTCCACACCGCACCGGTGATGGCGACGGCAACCAACACGAGTACCGGCACGATAAACATCCGTAGCTGCGGGTTGTCGCCGTTCGGTTCGCCCAGGTTCTCCTCGATGCTCTGGAGCGGAACTGCGCCCTCGCGGAGTACGTTGCCGGTCTGCCACGAGCGGTGCTCGGCGTCGAGCATCTCGCCGAAGTCACGCCCGGTGACGACGATGATGAACACCATCGCGATGGCGAACAGACAGTACATGTTGAACGGGATGCTCTGGAGGAAGGCGACGAACGCCGTCGGCACTCCCCCTTCGCCGCCGGTGATACCCGCCTGCTGGTAGCCTTCCTGCACCATGCTAATCTGGTAGGCGACCCAACTGGAGATACCGAACGTCGCGACGGGCGCGGCCGTCGAGTCGACGATGTAGGAGAGTTTCTCCCGGGAGATGCGCAGTTCGTCGGTGATGTCGCGCATCGAACTGCCGACGACGGCCGTGTTGGCGTAGTCGTCGAAGAACCAGACGAGGCCGAGCAGCCACGCCATGAGCCCTGCTTTTCGCTGACTGTCGAGGCGCTTCGTCGCGAACCGCGTGATGGCGAGCGAGCCGCCGGTCCGCCAGATGAACGTCACGCCCGCGCCGAGCAGCAGCGTGAATATCAGGATCTGAGCGTGGAAGACGCTGCCGTCGGGAGGCGCGATGGACTGGGCCACCCACGTGAACGTCTGGACGATTCCCAACCCGCCGGAGTAGATGACGCCGCCCGACCAGACGCCCAGAAAGAGCGCCAGTATCGGCTTCCGCGTGATGATGGCGAGTACGATAGCCAGCAACGGTGGAATGAGTGATACTGCTCCAAATTCGGATACCATGCTATGTCACATCTTTGCACTCAATTAAAGCTGTTCTGCTCTCTCGCGAGAGAAACGACCGTTGCGCGCCACCTCAGCGGTAGAACCACCACCCGACCGCCCACAGCGCGGCAGTGCCGACGGGGAGCGCGAGGCGGCCACCCGCCTGCGCGAAGCCGAGCGCGAGAGAGAGTTGGCCGACTCCGGCGATGACTAGCAACCCGCCGGTCACGCGCGGGTCCTCGCGGTCGAACAGCACGCCGACGGCCGCGCTCGTCGTCGCGAGCAGGAAGGCGACGACGCTCGCGGGCCACGCCCGGAGGTACGCCGGGAGCGACCCGAACCCGCCCGTGAACTCGAACAGATACGAAGAGATCGAGACGACACTTCCGGAACTCGGGTCGACGAGTCCCCACGGAAAGACGAGCGTCGCGGGGCGACCGCCGACGAGGAGGACGCTCCACGGGAGCAGCCACAGCGACAGAAGAACGAGGAGAGTCCGCGGCGTCGTCGGCGTCCGACCGGACTCGCGTTCGCGGGAAGCGGACGCCATCCGGCGTTACTTTCGAGCGACGATGCGGAGCACGTCCTCGTCTTCGAGGACGTGGTCCTTGCCGACCTGCTGTTCGTCGTGTTTGGCACTCGGCCCGGAGACGCGGGCGAACTTGAACCGCTCTTCGAGGTTCGCGCCGAGTTTTCGGCAGGCGTCGCCGACGGTCATCCCGCGGCGGATGACGAGCGGTTCCTCGTAGTCGGTTCCGCGGCCCGGCTTGTTCATGTAGACGCGGATGAGGCCGAGCGCTTCCCACATCTCCTCTTTCAGCCCGTCGAGTCCCTTCTCCTTCTCGGCACTGATGAACGTCACCTCCTCGGGGTCGAGTCCCACCTCGCGGAGGTTCTCGTACACCGTCGGCAGGTAGTCGCGGTCGATGAGGTCGGCTTTGTTCACCGAGACGATGGAGGGCAGATACACCCGGTTGTCCATGATGCCGTCGATGAGTTCGTCGATGGAGGGGTTTCCTCGGACGGTGACCTCGGCGTTGACGTAGCCATACTCGCGGAGCACGTCCTTGATGGTCTGTTCGTCGAGTTCGACGGAGTCGCTTCTCGTGACGTTGATGCCGCCTTTGATTTGCTTGGAGATAGTGAGACTCGGCGGTTCGGTGTCGAGTCGAATCTTGTTGTAGTACAGCTCCTCGCGGAGTCGCTCGTACTGTTCGACCTCGAACACCGAGAGCATGAACACGACGAGATCTGCCGTCCGGACGACCGAGAGCACCTCCCGACCGCCCCCGCGCCCGTCGGCGGCGCCCTCGATGAGCCCCGGCACGTCGAGTATCTGGATGTTCGCCCCCCGGTACTGGAGCATCCCGGGGTTGACGTTCAGCGTCGTGAACTCGTAGGCGCCCGTCTCGCTGTCGGCGTTGGTCAGCGCGTTGATGAGCGTCGACTTTCCGACGCTCGGAAAGCCGACCAGCGCGATGGTCGCGTCGCCGGTTTTCTCGACGGCGTACCCCTGTCCGCCGCCCGCGGAGGACTGGTTTTCGAGTTTCTCCTTTTTCTCCGAGAGCTTCGCCTTCAGTCGACCGATGTGCGCCTCAGTCGACTTGTTGTACGGAGTGGTGGCGATCTCCTCTTGGATCTCTTCGATCTCCTCCTCCAGTCCCATCGTCGTAGGTTCCGCCGCGTGTGTCGAAAAACCCTTTCCTTCCGCGCCGACGCTCTCGTCTCCCCTCCGCCGTTCCATCGGCTCTCGAAGTTCGTTCTTCCTTCTGCCCTCACCCCTCGTTGTCCTTCTAGCCCTCGAACTGCTCTCTCCCCCCGTTGTCCTTCCAGTCCTCAAATTTTTCTTGCGCGTGCGTAGCGCACGCGAGAGCACCAACTCACCACGTAATCCCGATTCGGTATCGTTATACGTCGCAAAGTTGACTGGTTCGACGAGCCTGATTTCGATGCCCAACCCGGAGAAACTTCGAGACAGCACGCAAATAGTCCTCCCCTGTACGTCGCTCGATGGCCTCCGAGAGGAGTTGGAGTCGCAGTTCACGGTGACGGTTTTCTCGCGGGAGAACGCGCGCTGTCGCATCATCGGGAGTCCGGTCGAGATCAAAGCCGCCAGCGAGTTCCTTGGTCGCCACGGCATCAGACTGCGATAGGGGCCGAGCGCCCACCGAAGCGCTTCTTATCGTCGGGCCGCAAGAGCCGACATGGACGAGAATCCGGGACTCTCCGAACAGTATCGGACGGCTAGCCCGTGGCCGTTCTTTATCGCACTCAGCATCCCACTCGCGGAGGCTGGTATCCTGTTCAACCTCTTTTCGGTCGCCGTCGGCGGACTGCTGCTGTTCTTCGGCTGTAGCGCCGGGATGCTCCAAGAGGCGGGCTACGTCGACCGACCGTGGAGAGCGCTCGTCGTCTCGGCGCTGCTCGTCTTCGCTCTCGGCGGATTTCTGCTCTACGCCGACGCACAGGTCGCAAACGAGGCCGTACAGCTCGCAGAGCGCGGCTACGCGGTCCTCGTCGCGGGCGTCATCCTCCTGCTCGTCGGCCTCTTCGGCGAGGTGTTCGTCGACGACCAGGAGTTCGCCGTCTGACCGGGCTGAACCAACAATCTATTTGACCGCCGTCCGTTACGGTCCACTATGGCGAACACGAACACGAACAAAATCTTCGACAGGGAGACACTGCTCGACCTGACGGTGAACATGATCCCGCTATTCATCATTCTGTTCTTCGTCGTGCTCTTCCTGCTCTACCAGCCGTGGGGCGGAGACCTGTTCCCCACCGCCATCATGGTCGGACTCCACGTCGTGCCGTTCGTCGGCCTGGCGATACTGACGTACGTCTCCGGGAAGGCTATCGCCGGCGCCGAGAAGTCCTCGACGGTGTACTACCCCGGTCAGGCCGGGATGTCGGGCGCGGAGATGACGCATGGCGAGTCCGAAGCGGACGGAGACGACCACGAAGACGCGCAGGCGCTGGAGTCGGGGACCGAACCCGACGGCGAACTGACCGACAATGCAGCGTCGGACGGCGACGCGGACGCCGACGTGGACGCCGAAACGACCCTCGAGACGGACGAGGAGACGGCGGCCGAAGGGACCGAAGCCGACGAGTCAGAAACCGTCGAAACAGACACGACAGATC
This genomic stretch from Haloprofundus salilacus harbors:
- a CDS encoding DUF7541 family protein, translating into MDENPGLSEQYRTASPWPFFIALSIPLAEAGILFNLFSVAVGGLLLFFGCSAGMLQEAGYVDRPWRALVVSALLVFALGGFLLYADAQVANEAVQLAERGYAVLVAGVILLLVGLFGEVFVDDQEFAV
- a CDS encoding TIGR04206 family protein — encoded protein: MASASRERESGRTPTTPRTLLVLLSLWLLPWSVLLVGGRPATLVFPWGLVDPSSGSVVSISSYLFEFTGGFGSLPAYLRAWPASVVAFLLATTSAAVGVLFDREDPRVTGGLLVIAGVGQLSLALGFAQAGGRLALPVGTAALWAVGWWFYR
- a CDS encoding OBG GTPase family GTP-binding protein; this translates as MGLEEEIEEIQEEIATTPYNKSTEAHIGRLKAKLSEKKEKLENQSSAGGGQGYAVEKTGDATIALVGFPSVGKSTLINALTNADSETGAYEFTTLNVNPGMLQYRGANIQILDVPGLIEGAADGRGGGREVLSVVRTADLVVFMLSVFEVEQYERLREELYYNKIRLDTEPPSLTISKQIKGGINVTRSDSVELDEQTIKDVLREYGYVNAEVTVRGNPSIDELIDGIMDNRVYLPSIVSVNKADLIDRDYLPTVYENLREVGLDPEEVTFISAEKEKGLDGLKEEMWEALGLIRVYMNKPGRGTDYEEPLVIRRGMTVGDACRKLGANLEERFKFARVSGPSAKHDEQQVGKDHVLEDEDVLRIVARK
- a CDS encoding Na+/H+ antiporter NhaC family protein, whose amino-acid sequence is MVSEFGAVSLIPPLLAIVLAIITRKPILALFLGVWSGGVIYSGGLGIVQTFTWVAQSIAPPDGSVFHAQILIFTLLLGAGVTFIWRTGGSLAITRFATKRLDSQRKAGLMAWLLGLVWFFDDYANTAVVGSSMRDITDELRISREKLSYIVDSTAAPVATFGISSWVAYQISMVQEGYQQAGITGGEGGVPTAFVAFLQSIPFNMYCLFAIAMVFIIVVTGRDFGEMLDAEHRSWQTGNVLREGAVPLQSIEENLGEPNGDNPQLRMFIVPVLVLVAVAITGAVWTGYAPDRTLIQIAGNADFASALVWGSFAMVVAAMALARISDVLSLDECMDSLVDGFSIMLTAVTILVLAWSISLTTSALGTGEFVTGIAQGIVTPTLLPLVILFASAFIAFSTGTSWGTMAIVTPVAIPLAWGIGGQSPELIPVAVGTVFSGAIFGDHTSPISDTTILSSTFTGADHIDHVRTQLYYAVTVVFVASVLLLAYGMTGITPLALLPVGLVLLVALVYGLSELDAQRKGLSPQAARRTRQESDVADD
- a CDS encoding DUF6684 family protein produces the protein MANTNTNKIFDRETLLDLTVNMIPLFIILFFVVLFLLYQPWGGDLFPTAIMVGLHVVPFVGLAILTYVSGKAIAGAEKSSTVYYPGQAGMSGAEMTHGESEADGDDHEDAQALESGTEPDGELTDNAASDGDADADVDAETTLETDEETAAEGTEADESETVETDTTDRQQTD